aattttgaaaaaaaaattagccCTGggcgttttttttttgataaatattttttaaaaaaattatagtttaaaaaagttattatttattttacattttctacctaactttaaattatcatactaaagttcaaaattaattgttatgCAACAGATTTCTTCACTCTTATTCGTGACTTAAAgatatactaaaaattttttattatttcaatgttatattattaaaataaataatatattttaacaataatattatctatCCTTAAGTACAGTTTAAGTTCTCTTAAAGTTTTTTACCGTTTTGTAATCACTTAAAGTaatttatgttaataaaatattatttttagatatttgcaacatttttaatgaatattatttgaataataaaaatgtaaatttcaaaaaaatttttatatataaatataattatattttgccATAGTTTTtgcattattattttttcttttaaaattatctctttttttatttgaattttatcaaaattatgaATGGTGAATGTTGTGATGAAGAAATTTGTCGTGGAAATCATTTAAGTGAAAAAAATGacaattatattaaagaaatattgaaTGAGAAGGCAGAAGAAGAGGATGAGGTTCATGTAGAACATGTAAATCCAGATATCAAAGAATTAGACTTAACAAGAAacagattaaaaaaaattcaaaatttagattttttaaaagagcTCCAATTTCTTGGATTAAGGTGGAATTTATTgtcaaaaattgaaaatttaactCATCTTACAACTTTAGTTCATTTGGAATTATATGATAATCAGATTCAAAAAATTGAAGGATTAGAAAATTTAGTTAATCTTGAAATATTGGATTTATCATTCAATAGGGTTGAAAAAATTGAAGGCCTTCAAAATTTGGTTAAGCTTAGAGAATTGTACTTGGTTCATAATAAATTGACAAAAATTGAAGGATTAGAAAATCTTGTTAATTTGGAGTATCTAGAACTTGGTGATAACAGTATAgcaaaaatagaaaatttagaAACTAATACTAAAATTGAAAGGCTTTTCCTTGGAGCAAATGAAATATCTGTAATAGAGAATTTAGATAATTTATGTAATCTTCAAGTTCTTAGTATTCCAGCATGTGCTATACCAAAAATTACAggattaaataatttaaaaaaattaagagaATTGTATATTAATTCTAATGGTATTAGTGTTATTGAAGGACTTGATGGTTTAGATAACTTAGAGATTCttgatttaaattataatagaaTAAGTGTTGTAGAAAATATAGAACACCTAACAAAGTTAAAAGAATTCTGGGCTCgtagtaataaaattgaaaattttagagatatagaaaatttatcCAAACATCCTTTACTTCATggaatttattttcaatttaatcCTATCTTTGAACAATCTAATTATCATGGAAGAATACTTAAGATACTTCCACAAATCAAAAGACTTGACGGTGATTTTAAACGCGATATGATtagatataattatattgaaaatgataataaaaatgaagagttacaaatataaacaatgataatattttttattatttatttatttcactagcattaaataaaaaattattaaaactatattatatattcatattaagaatattttcaatttcttctatcttgaaaaaattattgtttttatttaaaatattttctaatgcTAACAATTTTACATATGATGGTAATGGCATTTTGTCGTATGATGTAACCGGAGaaggaaatattttttcccATAACcatcttattatttttggcTTATCCTCAATTGttctaatattttgttttctttttaattgatttttaatttttgcccacaatatttttctttcttcATATTTGAAACTTTCGTATATTGATGTAGTTTTATCGAGTGGTACCATTAAATCAGTTAATTGAGATTTACTTATTTGATAGGAAGTAACAtgaaatacaaaataaaaaatataattaaataaaataaaaacaaattgtaATTGCatgattaaataaatctATTGTATTATTCAtactatttatatacatatgttAAATGTTGTTCTTAAGATTTATAGTCgtgttttatttttgttttacaaTGCTTGAAGTACTAAAAACATAATTTCTTAATACaaattgttttattgtttaaattattattttaaactttatttgatagatattttatttacaaatattttaattttatatgtatatttaatttctCTAATGTATGTACCACCTCTCGTTATCTGTTATTGGTTATCATTTAAACTGAGCATCGACATTACGCACAGTTAAGAATTATCTGTCCCACAAATATACATCTTACCAATGATATTTCATTTACCCAgaatttgttaataatttttattttaactatttttatttcataatattacttttgctacattttttacttttaaaattattataaaaatattccgattatatttatctttatttttaagatttttttaagatatatttttaaaatattttgatttttagttttatcaTGGGTTTAGTTAAggttgttaaaaataaagctTACTTCAAACGCTATCAAACAAAATTCAGAAGACGTCGTGAGGGAAAAACTGACTACTATGCCCGTAAACGTTTGACCGCCCAGGACAAGAACAAATACAACACCCCAAAATATCGTCTTATTGTTCGTTTTACTAACAAAGACATCATTGCTCAAATTGCTTATTCCCGTCTTGAAGGAGATGTTGTTATTGCTTCAGCATACTCTCATGAACTTCCAAAGTATGGACTTAAAGCCGGTTTGACTAACTACGCTGCAGCTTATGCTACTGGACTCCTTTTGGCTAGAAGACATTTGAAAAACATCAAACTTGATTCCATCTAC
This Strongyloides ratti genome assembly S_ratti_ED321, chromosome : 2 DNA region includes the following protein-coding sequences:
- a CDS encoding Protein phosphatase 1 regulatory subunit 7, translated to MNGECCDEEICRGNHLSEKNDNYIKEILNEKAEEEDEVHVEHVNPDIKELDLTRNRLKKIQNLDFLKELQFLGLRWNLLSKIENLTHLTTLVHLELYDNQIQKIEGLENLVNLEILDLSFNRVEKIEGLQNLVKLRELYLVHNKLTKIEGLENLVNLEYLELGDNSIAKIENLETNTKIERLFLGANEISVIENLDNLCNLQVLSIPACAIPKITGLNNLKKLRELYINSNGISVIEGLDGLDNLEILDLNYNRISVVENIEHLTKLKEFWARSNKIENFRDIENLSKHPLLHGIYFQFNPIFEQSNYHGRILKILPQIKRLDGDFKRDMIRYNYIENDNKNEELQI